ATACAGCAATGGAATACGAGGAAATAGTGCCACCCCTTATGCCTGCAAGGTAGCTTTCCCAAACGTTAAATATCGGGTCGTACCATTGACCGTTACACTGTTGTTCAGGCTATGAGTTCTATTTTGCCGTCTTTTACGATAATTTCTAGTTTATCTCCTTCTTTCAAGTTAATGCTTTCTGCTATGTCTTTTGGAATGTAAATAGCATTCCTTTTTCCTACCCTCACTATCTTCATAAGTAGATTTATGCTATTAATAAGTTGTGGAGGAAGCTAAGTGCATAGGCCAATGTAAAGTATCGTGTACATAATTACTCATGGGTTGAAGAAGGTTGGGCTAGGTTCAGATTGCTACTTTCATAATGGGATTTTCCTCATACGGTAGATGAGTCTGCTTTTAAAGGGAGAATTCTGTTTTGAGGAATAAACTCCTAGTTAGTTAGGTATACCTTTACTATGTCTTTTACTCTCTCGAAGTCCTTATCTCTAGTGAGTACTGCACCGCCGAATTTTACTGCAGTTATTGCCAGTAATGCATCGGTGATGTCAATGTTCCTATTTACTGCCAAATCTACGGCTTTTAGGTAATCTTGGTAGGAATGAATTACTAACGGTTTTGTGCTAATTATTTGGATAATATATCTGAAGAGTTTTACGTAACCTAATGCTCTTTCCTTCTGGTTGGTAAGCTCTACATATTTTTCGTGAATGAATTCTGTAAATTCTTGTAGTACACTTTCTGTTACTATGAAGTCCTCAATTGAGGTTATTTTCTTACTTATTATCATGTTTGTATCGATGAAAATCTTCTCTCCCTTGATCTCTTAATCACCTCCTTGATTTCTTTCTCTGTTGGTTCTCCTAAGAAGTCGAAGAGTTTTTCTATACCTTCTTTGAGGAATTCTTCTTTTCTCTTCTCTATTTCCT
This genomic interval from Acidianus sp. HS-5 contains the following:
- a CDS encoding AbrB/MazE/SpoVT family DNA-binding domain-containing protein — its product is MKIVRVGKRNAIYIPKDIAESINLKEGDKLEIIVKDGKIELIA
- a CDS encoding PIN domain-containing protein; translation: MIISKKITSIEDFIVTESVLQEFTEFIHEKYVELTNQKERALGYVKLFRYIIQIISTKPLVIHSYQDYLKAVDLAVNRNIDITDALLAITAVKFGGAVLTRDKDFERVKDIVKVYLTN